Proteins encoded by one window of Arachis ipaensis cultivar K30076 chromosome B04, Araip1.1, whole genome shotgun sequence:
- the LOC107635136 gene encoding uncharacterized protein LOC107635136, with translation MIPSHGLIISLIFVSIMANEATLIHEANGSYPMVPLMEEGKKSGLMMMMNESRRKLGSFQICALCTCCGGPRGVCLPSPCCYAINCNIPNKPYGFCSFTPRTCNCFGCHL, from the exons ATGATTCCTTCTCATGGCCTCATCATCTCTCTCATTTTTGTTTCCATCATGGCTAATGAAGCAACCTTAATCCAT GAGGCAAATGGGTCATATCCCATGGTACCTTTGatggaagaagggaagaagagtgggttgatgatgatgatgaatgagagCAGAAGGAAGCTTGGAAGCTTCCAGATATGTGCTCTCTGCACCTGCTGTGGTGGTCCAAGAGGAGTGTGCTTGCCCTCTCCTTGTTGCTATGCCATCAATTGCAACATTCCAAACAAGCCCTATGGATTCTGTTCATTCACTCCCAGGACCTGTAATTGCTTTGGATGCCATCTTTAA
- the LOC107635137 gene encoding zinc finger CCCH domain-containing protein ZFN-like (The sequence of the model RefSeq protein was modified relative to this genomic sequence to represent the inferred CDS: added 29 bases not found in genome assembly): MEFDAAIPMSREGIPQDAMWQMNLRSSETMEPGPYPEHPGEPDCSYYIRTGLCRFGATCRFNHPPNRKLAIAAARMKGEFPERIGQPECQYYLKTGTCKFGATCKFHHPRDKAGIAGRVALNILGYPLRPNEAECAYYLRTGQCKFGNTCKFHHPQPSNMVLSMRSSPVYPTVHSPTTPGQQSYAAGITNWSSSSYIASPRWQGPSSYASLILPQGVVSVPGWGAYNGQMGSDSTQQSVGNGQTYASSRQGESANAGSQGAYSQYRSGSVPVGFYALQRENIFPERPGQPECQFYMKTGDCKFGAVCRFHHPRERLIPAPDCLLSPIGLPLRPGEPLCVFYSRYGICKFGPSCKFDHPMGIFAYNMSTSPSADASGRRMLGSSSGTAALNLSPEGLVESGSAKPRRLSLSETRQLPSSDDNIDDEG, encoded by the exons ATGGAATTCGATGCTGCAATTCCCATGTCCCGTGAAGGCATCCCTCAAG ATGCAATGTGGCAAATGAACTTGAGGTCGAGTGAAACGATGGAACCTGGACCTTATCCTGAGCATCCAGGAGAACCAGATTGTTCATATTACATCAGAACAGGACTCTGTAGATTCGGAGCAACATGTCGATTTAACCATCCTCCTAACAGGAAACTG GCTATTGCCGCTGCACGGATGAAAGGAGAGTTCCCAGAAAGGATAGGGCAGCCAGAATGTCAG tattatctgAAGACAGGAACTTGCAAATTCGGAGCCACATGCAAGTTTCATCATCCTAGAGACAAGGCCGGGATTGCTGGAAGAGTTGCTTTAAATATTTTAGGCTATCCACTCCGCCCG AATGAGGCAGAATGTGCTTACTATTTAAGAACCGGACAGTGCAAATTTGGGAACACTTGCAAATTCCATCATCCTCAACCAAGTAATATGGTGCTTTCAATGCGCAGTTCTCCTGTTTATCCCACCGTTCATTCTCCAACAACGCCAGGTCA GGTCGAGTTCATCCTACATTGCTAGTCCACGCTGGCAAGGTCCGTCGAGTTATGCATCTTTGATTCTACCTCAGGGAGTGGTTTCGGTACCTGGCTGGGGTGCATACAAT GGTCAAATGGGATCAGACAGTACACAACAATCAGTTGGAAATGGTCAAACATATGCATCCTCTCGTCAAGGCGAATCGGCAAATGCAGGATCCCAAGGAGCATATTCTCAATACCGTTCTGGATCAGTTCCCGTAGGTTTCTATGCATTGCAGAGGGAGAACATATTTCCTGAAAGACCTGGCCAGCCTGAATGCCAATTCTACATGAAGACTGGAGATTGTAAGTTCGGTGCAGTCTGCCGTTTCCATCATCCGCGCGAGAGGCTGATTCCTGCTCCTGATTGTCTTTTGAGTCCAATTGGCCTTCCTTTACGTCCG GGAGAGCCATTGTGTGTCTTTTACTCGCGATATGGTATATGCAAATTCGGCCCGAGTTGCAAGTTCGACCACCCCATGGGAATCTTTGCCTATAATATGTCTACATCACCCTCAGCTGATGCTTCAGGACGACGAATGTTGGGTTCTTCATCAGGAACCGCCGCATTAAATTTATCACCAGAAGGACTTGTTGAGTCAGGCTCTGCGAAGCCAAGGAGGCTTTCGTTGTCGGAGACTAGACAACTTCCTTCCAGTGATGATAACATTGATGATGAGGGATAA
- the LOC107637174 gene encoding uncharacterized protein LOC107637174 — MYQHKYTLDLLDEFGLMNAKPASTPIDYTSHLSKSSRTSLDDVAPYRRLIGRLIYLTNTRPDICFAVGKLSQFLDCATTKHFQAALHVLRYLKGAPAKRVLFSTSNNLTLTAFSDSDWGACPDTRLSLSGFCFFLEKSLISWRSKKQHTVARSSAEAEYRAMALATCEGVWLSYLLKDFRIPLSRPIVMYCDNQSALHIAANPVFHERTKHIEIDCHTIRDRVQEGLIKLLPVSSTNQVADILTKSLSPKSFFSCNAKLGLINFHVPQLEGGCN, encoded by the coding sequence ATGTATCAACACAAATATACACTTGACTTGCTTGATGAGTTTGGGTTGATGAATGCAAAACCAGCCTCCACGCCAATAGATTATACAAGTCATCTATCTAAATCTTCAAGAACTTCTCTTGATGATGTTGCACCTTATAGACGGCTAATTGGACGTTTAATTTACCTCACCAATACACGGCCGGATATATGCTTCGCAGTTGGTAAACTCAGTCAGTTTTTAGATTGTGCCACAACAAAACATTTTCAAGCTGCTCTGCATGTGCTTCGATATCTTAAAGGTGCTCCGGCCAAGAGAGTATTATTTTCCACCTCCAACAATCTCACACTCACTGCCTTCTCTGACTCAGATTGGGGAGCTTGTCCAGACACTAGACTTTCACTATCTggattttgtttctttcttgaaaaGTCATTGATTTCTTGGCGAAGTAAGAAGCAACACACCGTAGCTCGCTCCTCGGCTGAAGCTGAATATCGAGCCATGGCTCTTGCCACTTGTGAGGGAGTGTGGCTCTCTTACTTGTTGAAAGACTTTAGAATACCTCTCTCTCGTCCTATTGTTATGTACTGTGACAATCAATCCGCTCTCCATATCGCTGCTAATCCAGTCTTTCACGAAAGGACTAAGCATATAGAGATTGATTGTCATACTATTCGTGATAGAGTTCAGGAAGGACTGATTAAGCTTCTTCCAGTTTCTTCAACAAATCAAGTTGCTGATATCCTAACCAAATCACTGTCACCTAAAAGTTTCTTCTCTTGTAATGCCAAACTGGGTCTCATCAATTTTCATGTGCCCCAGCTTGAGGGGGGATGTAATTGA